From a single Athene noctua chromosome 2, bAthNoc1.hap1.1, whole genome shotgun sequence genomic region:
- the MYBL1 gene encoding myb-related protein A isoform X3, translating to MAKRSRREEDDDLQYVDHDYEVPQQKGLKKICNRVKWTRDEDERLKKLVEQNGTDDWAFIASHLQNRSDFQCQHRWQKVLNPELIKGPWTKEEDQRVIELVQKYGPKRWSLIAKHLKGRIGKQCRERWHNHLNPEVKKSSWTEEEDRIIYEAHKRLGNRWAEIAKLLPGRTDNSIKNHWNSTMRRKVEQEGYLQDVIKSERTSSSKLQPQPCLTMEHLHTQNQFYIPVQTHIPAYQYASPEGSCLEHASASSNLVQQSCVDDDPDKEKKIKELELLLMSAENEIRRKRVSSQAGNIPCWSGSVVMEDCVSNTLNSLGEQTSDFYSMDETHGTSVQQNSPPKYLAVEANTMLSSLQTIPEFAETLELIESDPVAWSDVTSFELSEAVASPVKPAPVKLMRIQHNEGASECQYNVSVVLDGKKHSSISGEDEAVFPATPNLNKFSTPPAILRKKKRLRVGQSPVNELNDGLCNDAINVALKHTPVKTLPFSPSQFFNTCSGSEQFNLENPAFTSTPICGQKVLITTPLHKEMTPKDQKENVGFRTPTIRRSLLGSTPRTPTPFKNALAAQEKKYGPLKFTSQPLAFLEEDIREVLKEETGTDIFLKEEDDTGYKSCKQEHNSVKKVRKSLVLDPWEKEEVGAQLFTGDNSLDVQSENAYTTSLLMIPLLEIHDNRCNLTSENQDTNPANKANAVIKKKLNACASKNVKMEKALQSNCEWEAVVYGKTEDQLIMTEQARRYLSTYTATNSTSRALIL from the exons ATGGCGAAGAGATCGCGCAG GGAGGAAGATGATGACCTTCAATATGTGGATCATGACTATGAAGTACCACAGCAAAAAGGTTTGAAGAAGATATGTAACAGGGTGAAATGGACACGTGATGAG GATGAAAGGCTAAAGAAGTTGGTGGAACAAAATGGTACAGATGATTGGGCTTTCATTGCTAGTCATCTACAA AATCGTTCAGATTTTCAGTGCCAGCATCGATGGCAGAAGGTACTAAACCCAGAACTGATTAAAGGTCCCTGGACTAAAGAAGAAGATCAGAGG GTTATTGAATTAGTTCAGAAGTACGGTCCAAAGCGCTGGTCTCTAATCGCAAAACACCTGAAAGGAAGAATAGGCAAGCAATGCAGAGAGAGATGGCATAACCATCTCAATCCTGAGGTAAAAAAGTCTTCATGGACAGAAGAAGAGGACAGAATAATCTATGAAGCTCACAAGCGTTTGGGAAACCGATGGGCTGAAATAGCAAAACTACTTCCTGGAAG GACTGATAATTCAATTAAAAATCACTGGAATTCAACAATGCGAAGAAAGGTGGAACAGGAAGGATATTTACAAGATGTTATAAAGTCTGAAAGAACTAGTTCGTCCAAACTTCAGCCCCAACCTTGTCTGACCATGGAACACTTGCACACTCAGAATCAATTTTACATACCTGTTCAGACACAT ATTCCAGCATACCAGTATGCCTCACCAGAAGGCAGCTGTCTAGAACATGCTTCAGCCTCTTCCAACTTAGTTCAG CAGTCATGTGTTGATGATGATCctgataaagaaaagaaaataaaggaactcGAATTGCTACTTATGTCAGCAGAGaatgaaatcagaagaaaacGAGTGTCTTCT CAAGCTGGAAACATACCTTGTTGGTCTGGAAGTGTTGTCATGGAAGATTGTGTGTCTAATACACTAAATAGCCTTGGGGAACAAACAAGTGACTTCTACAGCATGGATGAGACCCACGGCACATCTGTTCAGCAGAATTCACCCCCTAAGTATTTGGCCGTGGAAGCAAATACAATGTTATCGTCTCTACAAACCATTCCAGAATTTGCAGAGACACTAGAGCTTATTGAATCT GATCCTGTAGCATGGAGTGATGTCACCAGTTTTGAGCTTTCAGAGGCTGTTGCATCTCCTGTCAAGCCAGCTCCAGTAAAACTAATGCGGATTCAACACAATGAAGGGGCTTCTGAGTGTCAGTATAATGTCAGCGTTGTGCTTGATGGCAAAAAACACAGTAGCATCAGTGGCGAGGATGAAGCAGTTTTTCCAGCAACCCCGAACTTAAATAAATTCAGTACTCCGCCTGCTAtcctaagaaagaaaaagagattgcGTGTTGGGCAATCACCAGTTAATGAACTGAATGATGGCTTGTGTAATGATGCCATCAATGTTGCACTAAAGCATACACCGGTGAAAACACTACCATTTTCTCCATCACAg TTTTTCAACACTTGCTCTGGAAGTGAACAATTTAACCTTGAAAATCCTGCATTTACATCGACTCCAATCTGTGGGCAGAAAGTTCTTATTACAACTCCTCTACACAAGGAAATGACTCCAAAAGatcaaaaagaaaatgtggg TTTTAGAACTCCCACAATCAGAAGATCCCTTTTGGGTTCAACACCAAGGACGCCAactccttttaaaaatgctttggctgctcaggaaaaaaaatatggtcCCCTCAAATTTACG TCACAACCACTTGCCTTCTTGGAGGAAGACATTAGGGAAGTTTTGAAAGAGGAAACTGGAACAGATATATTTCTCAAAGAGGAAGATGACACTGGGTATAAAAGCTGCAAGCAGGAG CACAACTCTGTTAAAAAAGTCAGAAAGTCACTGGTCCTAGATCCATGGGAGAAGGAAGAGGTTGGTGCCCAGCTCTTCACAGGAGATAATAGTTTAGATGTACAG TCAGAAAATGCATACAccacatctttattaatgatacCATTGTTGGAAATACATGACAACAGATGTAACCTGACATCAGAAAACCAGGATACAAATCCAGCAAACAAAGCAAATGCAGTAATTAAGAAGAAACTGAATGCATGTGCTTCAAAAAATGTCAAAATGGAGAAAGCTCTTCAG tcAAATTGTGAATGGGAAGCAGTTGTTTACGGAAAAACAGAAGACCAGCTTATCATGACAGAACAAGCAAGAAGATATCTGAGCACATACACTGCTACCAACAGCACTTCAAGGGCTCTGATACTGTGA
- the MYBL1 gene encoding myb-related protein A isoform X2 produces the protein MAKRSRSEEEDDDLQYVDHDYEVPQQKGLKKICNRVKWTRDEDERLKKLVEQNGTDDWAFIASHLQNRSDFQCQHRWQKVLNPELIKGPWTKEEDQRVIELVQKYGPKRWSLIAKHLKGRIGKQCRERWHNHLNPEVKKSSWTEEEDRIIYEAHKRLGNRWAEIAKLLPGRTDNSIKNHWNSTMRRKVEQEGYLQDVIKSERTSSSKLQPQPCLTMEHLHTQNQFYIPVQTHIPAYQYASPEGSCLEHASASSNLVQQSCVDDDPDKEKKIKELELLLMSAENEIRRKRVSSQAGNIPCWSGSVVMEDCVSNTLNSLGEQTSDFYSMDETHGTSVQQNSPPKYLAVEANTMLSSLQTIPEFAETLELIESDPVAWSDVTSFELSEAVASPVKPAPVKLMRIQHNEGASECQYNVSVVLDGKKHSSISGEDEAVFPATPNLNKFSTPPAILRKKKRLRVGQSPVNELNDGLCNDAINVALKHTPVKTLPFSPSQFFNTCSGSEQFNLENPAFTSTPICGQKVLITTPLHKEMTPKDQKENVGFRTPTIRRSLLGSTPRTPTPFKNALAAQEKKYGPLKFTSQPLAFLEEDIREVLKEETGTDIFLKEEDDTGYKSCKQEHNSVKKVRKSLVLDPWEKEEVGAQLFTGDNSLDVQSNCEWEAVVYGKTEDQLIMTEQARRYLSTYTATNSTSRALIL, from the exons ATGGCGAAGAGATCGCGCAG TGA GGAGGAAGATGATGACCTTCAATATGTGGATCATGACTATGAAGTACCACAGCAAAAAGGTTTGAAGAAGATATGTAACAGGGTGAAATGGACACGTGATGAG GATGAAAGGCTAAAGAAGTTGGTGGAACAAAATGGTACAGATGATTGGGCTTTCATTGCTAGTCATCTACAA AATCGTTCAGATTTTCAGTGCCAGCATCGATGGCAGAAGGTACTAAACCCAGAACTGATTAAAGGTCCCTGGACTAAAGAAGAAGATCAGAGG GTTATTGAATTAGTTCAGAAGTACGGTCCAAAGCGCTGGTCTCTAATCGCAAAACACCTGAAAGGAAGAATAGGCAAGCAATGCAGAGAGAGATGGCATAACCATCTCAATCCTGAGGTAAAAAAGTCTTCATGGACAGAAGAAGAGGACAGAATAATCTATGAAGCTCACAAGCGTTTGGGAAACCGATGGGCTGAAATAGCAAAACTACTTCCTGGAAG GACTGATAATTCAATTAAAAATCACTGGAATTCAACAATGCGAAGAAAGGTGGAACAGGAAGGATATTTACAAGATGTTATAAAGTCTGAAAGAACTAGTTCGTCCAAACTTCAGCCCCAACCTTGTCTGACCATGGAACACTTGCACACTCAGAATCAATTTTACATACCTGTTCAGACACAT ATTCCAGCATACCAGTATGCCTCACCAGAAGGCAGCTGTCTAGAACATGCTTCAGCCTCTTCCAACTTAGTTCAG CAGTCATGTGTTGATGATGATCctgataaagaaaagaaaataaaggaactcGAATTGCTACTTATGTCAGCAGAGaatgaaatcagaagaaaacGAGTGTCTTCT CAAGCTGGAAACATACCTTGTTGGTCTGGAAGTGTTGTCATGGAAGATTGTGTGTCTAATACACTAAATAGCCTTGGGGAACAAACAAGTGACTTCTACAGCATGGATGAGACCCACGGCACATCTGTTCAGCAGAATTCACCCCCTAAGTATTTGGCCGTGGAAGCAAATACAATGTTATCGTCTCTACAAACCATTCCAGAATTTGCAGAGACACTAGAGCTTATTGAATCT GATCCTGTAGCATGGAGTGATGTCACCAGTTTTGAGCTTTCAGAGGCTGTTGCATCTCCTGTCAAGCCAGCTCCAGTAAAACTAATGCGGATTCAACACAATGAAGGGGCTTCTGAGTGTCAGTATAATGTCAGCGTTGTGCTTGATGGCAAAAAACACAGTAGCATCAGTGGCGAGGATGAAGCAGTTTTTCCAGCAACCCCGAACTTAAATAAATTCAGTACTCCGCCTGCTAtcctaagaaagaaaaagagattgcGTGTTGGGCAATCACCAGTTAATGAACTGAATGATGGCTTGTGTAATGATGCCATCAATGTTGCACTAAAGCATACACCGGTGAAAACACTACCATTTTCTCCATCACAg TTTTTCAACACTTGCTCTGGAAGTGAACAATTTAACCTTGAAAATCCTGCATTTACATCGACTCCAATCTGTGGGCAGAAAGTTCTTATTACAACTCCTCTACACAAGGAAATGACTCCAAAAGatcaaaaagaaaatgtggg TTTTAGAACTCCCACAATCAGAAGATCCCTTTTGGGTTCAACACCAAGGACGCCAactccttttaaaaatgctttggctgctcaggaaaaaaaatatggtcCCCTCAAATTTACG TCACAACCACTTGCCTTCTTGGAGGAAGACATTAGGGAAGTTTTGAAAGAGGAAACTGGAACAGATATATTTCTCAAAGAGGAAGATGACACTGGGTATAAAAGCTGCAAGCAGGAG CACAACTCTGTTAAAAAAGTCAGAAAGTCACTGGTCCTAGATCCATGGGAGAAGGAAGAGGTTGGTGCCCAGCTCTTCACAGGAGATAATAGTTTAGATGTACAG tcAAATTGTGAATGGGAAGCAGTTGTTTACGGAAAAACAGAAGACCAGCTTATCATGACAGAACAAGCAAGAAGATATCTGAGCACATACACTGCTACCAACAGCACTTCAAGGGCTCTGATACTGTGA
- the MYBL1 gene encoding myb-related protein A isoform X1, whose translation MAKRSRSEEEDDDLQYVDHDYEVPQQKGLKKICNRVKWTRDEDERLKKLVEQNGTDDWAFIASHLQNRSDFQCQHRWQKVLNPELIKGPWTKEEDQRVIELVQKYGPKRWSLIAKHLKGRIGKQCRERWHNHLNPEVKKSSWTEEEDRIIYEAHKRLGNRWAEIAKLLPGRTDNSIKNHWNSTMRRKVEQEGYLQDVIKSERTSSSKLQPQPCLTMEHLHTQNQFYIPVQTHIPAYQYASPEGSCLEHASASSNLVQQSCVDDDPDKEKKIKELELLLMSAENEIRRKRVSSQAGNIPCWSGSVVMEDCVSNTLNSLGEQTSDFYSMDETHGTSVQQNSPPKYLAVEANTMLSSLQTIPEFAETLELIESDPVAWSDVTSFELSEAVASPVKPAPVKLMRIQHNEGASECQYNVSVVLDGKKHSSISGEDEAVFPATPNLNKFSTPPAILRKKKRLRVGQSPVNELNDGLCNDAINVALKHTPVKTLPFSPSQFFNTCSGSEQFNLENPAFTSTPICGQKVLITTPLHKEMTPKDQKENVGFRTPTIRRSLLGSTPRTPTPFKNALAAQEKKYGPLKFTSQPLAFLEEDIREVLKEETGTDIFLKEEDDTGYKSCKQEHNSVKKVRKSLVLDPWEKEEVGAQLFTGDNSLDVQSENAYTTSLLMIPLLEIHDNRCNLTSENQDTNPANKANAVIKKKLNACASKNVKMEKALQSNCEWEAVVYGKTEDQLIMTEQARRYLSTYTATNSTSRALIL comes from the exons ATGGCGAAGAGATCGCGCAG TGA GGAGGAAGATGATGACCTTCAATATGTGGATCATGACTATGAAGTACCACAGCAAAAAGGTTTGAAGAAGATATGTAACAGGGTGAAATGGACACGTGATGAG GATGAAAGGCTAAAGAAGTTGGTGGAACAAAATGGTACAGATGATTGGGCTTTCATTGCTAGTCATCTACAA AATCGTTCAGATTTTCAGTGCCAGCATCGATGGCAGAAGGTACTAAACCCAGAACTGATTAAAGGTCCCTGGACTAAAGAAGAAGATCAGAGG GTTATTGAATTAGTTCAGAAGTACGGTCCAAAGCGCTGGTCTCTAATCGCAAAACACCTGAAAGGAAGAATAGGCAAGCAATGCAGAGAGAGATGGCATAACCATCTCAATCCTGAGGTAAAAAAGTCTTCATGGACAGAAGAAGAGGACAGAATAATCTATGAAGCTCACAAGCGTTTGGGAAACCGATGGGCTGAAATAGCAAAACTACTTCCTGGAAG GACTGATAATTCAATTAAAAATCACTGGAATTCAACAATGCGAAGAAAGGTGGAACAGGAAGGATATTTACAAGATGTTATAAAGTCTGAAAGAACTAGTTCGTCCAAACTTCAGCCCCAACCTTGTCTGACCATGGAACACTTGCACACTCAGAATCAATTTTACATACCTGTTCAGACACAT ATTCCAGCATACCAGTATGCCTCACCAGAAGGCAGCTGTCTAGAACATGCTTCAGCCTCTTCCAACTTAGTTCAG CAGTCATGTGTTGATGATGATCctgataaagaaaagaaaataaaggaactcGAATTGCTACTTATGTCAGCAGAGaatgaaatcagaagaaaacGAGTGTCTTCT CAAGCTGGAAACATACCTTGTTGGTCTGGAAGTGTTGTCATGGAAGATTGTGTGTCTAATACACTAAATAGCCTTGGGGAACAAACAAGTGACTTCTACAGCATGGATGAGACCCACGGCACATCTGTTCAGCAGAATTCACCCCCTAAGTATTTGGCCGTGGAAGCAAATACAATGTTATCGTCTCTACAAACCATTCCAGAATTTGCAGAGACACTAGAGCTTATTGAATCT GATCCTGTAGCATGGAGTGATGTCACCAGTTTTGAGCTTTCAGAGGCTGTTGCATCTCCTGTCAAGCCAGCTCCAGTAAAACTAATGCGGATTCAACACAATGAAGGGGCTTCTGAGTGTCAGTATAATGTCAGCGTTGTGCTTGATGGCAAAAAACACAGTAGCATCAGTGGCGAGGATGAAGCAGTTTTTCCAGCAACCCCGAACTTAAATAAATTCAGTACTCCGCCTGCTAtcctaagaaagaaaaagagattgcGTGTTGGGCAATCACCAGTTAATGAACTGAATGATGGCTTGTGTAATGATGCCATCAATGTTGCACTAAAGCATACACCGGTGAAAACACTACCATTTTCTCCATCACAg TTTTTCAACACTTGCTCTGGAAGTGAACAATTTAACCTTGAAAATCCTGCATTTACATCGACTCCAATCTGTGGGCAGAAAGTTCTTATTACAACTCCTCTACACAAGGAAATGACTCCAAAAGatcaaaaagaaaatgtggg TTTTAGAACTCCCACAATCAGAAGATCCCTTTTGGGTTCAACACCAAGGACGCCAactccttttaaaaatgctttggctgctcaggaaaaaaaatatggtcCCCTCAAATTTACG TCACAACCACTTGCCTTCTTGGAGGAAGACATTAGGGAAGTTTTGAAAGAGGAAACTGGAACAGATATATTTCTCAAAGAGGAAGATGACACTGGGTATAAAAGCTGCAAGCAGGAG CACAACTCTGTTAAAAAAGTCAGAAAGTCACTGGTCCTAGATCCATGGGAGAAGGAAGAGGTTGGTGCCCAGCTCTTCACAGGAGATAATAGTTTAGATGTACAG TCAGAAAATGCATACAccacatctttattaatgatacCATTGTTGGAAATACATGACAACAGATGTAACCTGACATCAGAAAACCAGGATACAAATCCAGCAAACAAAGCAAATGCAGTAATTAAGAAGAAACTGAATGCATGTGCTTCAAAAAATGTCAAAATGGAGAAAGCTCTTCAG tcAAATTGTGAATGGGAAGCAGTTGTTTACGGAAAAACAGAAGACCAGCTTATCATGACAGAACAAGCAAGAAGATATCTGAGCACATACACTGCTACCAACAGCACTTCAAGGGCTCTGATACTGTGA